tttaaaatcaacaatGGCATCCATGATtgaacataaattatttttcaagagGGCTACCTGAGCTGCTGCCCAAACAAGCCTGCTAGAATCTAAACCCAACTCCCCTAAGACTTGCACCAACACAAATACAATATGATCAAGGAttcatggatttttttttttttcaccattACTAATtcagtaatttattttttattaattattttatttgttaattactAATTCAATGATACATCAGGTATTATAATcagtaatttgattaccatttAATAAAGGATTATCATacttatcttaattttgttacaattttataattatttattaattttttaaggcaaaaatatttttattttcatttaaaataataaataatataaacaatattttagaaaaaaattattaacataataatttgaaaaaaaataatttaattaattaattttataacttgaaatcaattttaatataattttaagatgataaatacttttaaagaaaggcacaaaataaatatctgaCATAAGACATGTAAATTTAACCCAATACTTATATATGTAAACCATGATTGAATATAAATCAAAGGGTATAGAAGTTAAATACAGTAAATAGTAAATGTTGTGTTCTGTacaaggaaaaaatattttaatggcTTTCCCTGTTTTTGATTTGCTATAGCTTCAGGATGCCTATTATTGGGTTATTTTGTTTTGCTCTTTTGATTATAATTTGGTCAATATTGATGACAAATTTTACAGTCTTTCTCTTGCTGATAGACTTGCAAATTTGTAGGTAAATTCGGCTTTTGATGTCTGCATAACTCTTTGTGTTGCCCTCTTGAGCTTTATCACCGTATAAACAGTGATAGGTCTTCAAGAGGAGAATGTTAGGGTTAAACAGTATTGTttaattaatctgtttttttagttatcttttgtttttgaaagagTGAGCCTAGATTGTTCTTGGACCCTCTCTTGGGgttcttctttttgtttatatatactttaattatccaaaaaaatataaatatattttaattaaaaaaccctttaatagttaatttaaaaCGGTGGATGCTTATCATTAATATTCTTAACATATATGGCAGTAATTCTCTTTAATAACATTCTTAATTCAATGTCACTTCCAAGTTAATATTAACTTTCCtttctaataattaattatttaccaaATTGAATCTGACTTTGTCAGAAAATAAAATGGTAAACTTTTTTCCTAACTAttcattgtatattttgtttgaaatagTCAATATTTGCATATcaagaagaaatattttaaataaagacagttaaaaaaattatgttaaaaactaaataatgaaagaaaaattaagtagATATTTATTAATGTACCACTAACCACTcactaacaataaaaattttatattatgtcaatatttgattagaaatatgaattttaaaaatttccaaaaaaggTTATGAACAGAAGCTGGATGCATTGTAATTTGAACCTTGACAGACAAGAATGAGTAAACGATAGGATACTTTGATTTAGAACAATGCAGAGATTTTCCAGTATGACTGTACAGGCTAGAAATGTGAAGAGGGATCTTGCAACGATTACAATATTGTTACTGTTTATGATTGCCCTTGTTAATACTGTTGTTTACATTTGTTCCATCTGGGGTGGCACTGTAAGTATACATTCATTTTAGggttgtgtattttttttttctgggtgaTTTTGTATTGTAATTTCATTGTTGTTGGCACCTTGgtgattttcttttctcctttaaaTTTTGCAGTTTAAGTTATTTGTTGATAATTCAATTCGCAAAACAGTGATTATCTTCCAAAGCCCACCTCGGCAAATCATAATCCCTCTAAATTGCAGCATCAGAAACCAAACACAATCTTGTCCTTCAAATTACCCTAAAATTTTCCAGACAAAAGACCGTAGAATCCCATCATCATTTCAGCGTAAATGCCCGGAATATTTTCGCTGGATCCGCGAAGATTTAAGGCCCTGGAATAGCACAGGAATCAGCCGGGAGATGGTGGAAAGAGCTAATCAAACGGCTAATTTTCGCCTTATAATTGTGGACAAGAAGCTGTATATCGAGAAGTACCGGGGAACATTTCAAACAAGAGATGTGTACACTATATGGGGCATCTTGCAACTTCTTCGGAGGTATCCTGGAGGGCTACCTGACTTAGAGTTGATGTTTCACTGTGGCGATTTGCCGGTCATCCGTTCAAGAGTCTACAGTGCACCGAATTCATTAGCCCCACCTCCATTGTTTGCGTACTCTGGCCGTAAGTCGACCTTGGACATTGTGTTCCCTGATTGGTCGTTTTGGGGATGGTATAATTCACACAACTCTTCTCCTTATTACTATATAATAAATGCAAACTAAAGTTATCTTTTATGGTTGGTGTAGGGAGgagataaatataaaaccaTGGACCAGTTTGTTAACAGAACTTAAAGAAGGCAACAATAGGACAAAATGGATAGATAGGATACCTTATGCTTACTGGAAAGGAAATGCTTTCTCAGGCTCTAAATCTAGAGTAGACCTTCTTTCATGCAATGTCTCCGATAAACAGGATTGGAATGCTCGAATTTATAACCTGGTAATAATTTTCTTGAAGTTcttagtaattttgtttttaaaatggcCTGTGGGTTGTGCTGTAATCGTTATAATCTTGTAGAATTGGACACGGGAGGTCAAGCAAGGCTTTAAGCAATCAGACTTAGCAAGCCAATGCACACACaggtaaaactttaattttcttaatttgatatattttttttatttgttgtcgtgggatttttctttcattataaCTGTGTAGTCAAATAGGTACAAAATCTACATTGAAGGAAATGCATGGTCCGTCAGTGAAAAATACATTCTAGCCTGTGACTCTATGACATTGTTTGTAAATTCCAAGTATTATGATTTCTTCACAAGATATCTACAGCCTATGCAGCACTTCTGGCCAATAAGGGATGACCAGAAGTGCAAATCCATCAAGTTTGCTGTAGATTGGggtaatttttataaacaaaaggtaataacttaattactttttctaatgACAATTTGGTTAAATTCTTATGTATTAATGCTTTATGGATTCGGCAGGCACAAGAAATTGGAAAAGCAGCTAGCAAATTTATTCAAGAAGAACTGAAAATGGATTTCATATATGATTACATGTTTCATCTGCTAAATGAGTATGCAAAGCTGTTGAAGTTCAAACCCAAGGTACCTGATGGAGCTGTTGAGGTATGCTCAGAGACAATGGCTTGTGGGGCAAAAGGGTTGCGGAAGAAGTTCATGATGGAAACATTGGTTAAAGGTCCTTCCGTTACAAATCCATGCACCTTGCCTCCTTATGACTCTAAAGTTCTTGATTCTTtcgaaaggaaaaaaattgatgcAGTGAGGCGGGTGCATAATTGGGAGGATAAACACCCGGGAAGTTTCAATTTAAGCAGTAGGTATGAGAAACGTATTTAACATCTTACAGTGTTATTATTAGCCGATTAAATTTTGAGAGAGATACAAAATTTCATCCTGTAATCAATAAACTATAATTGAGATTTATATAACTGActggtttttaaatttttattgaaaattttttgttctaaACCATCCATACGCATTTCACTGTAAGCTATAGCATCATGGAATTGCTTAATTTGCTTCTATCCTTTCTTTTCCtctattttttcctctttctatTCTTCTTTTGCCGGGCCAACTGCTAACATTTCAACTTTTCCtattttcttgagttttttaGCTACAGCAACTGGATCCATATCTCCAATAACAGTCAGCTTATGCTCGTTCAGATCAGCTGCGATTGAATCTACTCCTGTTACGTATACATGTTTCAGAAACCCACAAACATTATTGATCagttgaaaagaataaaataagaaGTTAAGAAATTAAGAAGTAATATGTTGTGTCAACTACCATAGATATCAGCGGCAGCTTCTATTGCTTTCTGCTTTGTCTTCTCATCATTCATTGTCATTATCTTCAACACTACCTTCTGCAAAAAGATTGATACAAATTGAGGAAaacaaaagtgtatatatatatatatatatgtgtgtgtgtgtgtacatatatcaacaaaatatataaaaatagttgCATCATGTATGGAGAAACatggcttcttttttttttttttttacctgtGCCATTTCTGgtcaatgaaattgaaattcactgaatagaaaaatatatacagTGGGAATACTGATAGTCAACGTTGTTAATTTTGTCACGACTTCCAAAGCCCTTTTCATGCATGTTTTAGAGATGCAGCCTTTTACAAAAAGGCACAATACATAGGCAGTTGGATGGTCCCAATCCCAATGCTTGGCTTTAGTGAAATGACATGTAAGTAAGTTTGCTGCAACAGGAATTGACTAGTGGAGGTTTCATGCAGGTAGATATCCTGGACCAGTCCGAAAAAGGGGCCCTTCATTTTCTTGTCTGTCGCCACCCAaatttacccttttattaaacAAACTGAGTTATAAACGAGGttgttcattaattttaattccgttCAAGAAAGGGCAAATCTTCCTCAAGAGAGAAATTTTCtctaacaaattaatatttcctGGAATAACAATTAGGCAGTTTGAGACTTTTGAGTCATCTACCCGGGAAGCCAAGATATAGTACTTTAAGAAAGTCTTTCCTTGGAACCAATAAAACCTTTTTTTACCATTCAAAATTCTAagcaatcaatttaaaattttacacatCATAGATTATAATAGTAGCGAGAAGAATTTGTTAATGAATCTCcgttataattatacaaagtaCATGcaaataaagacaattgaatataaaatagttttttttaacgTGGTTTAATCAATGTTCAAAAGTTTATATCTATTGTTATAACATTAAAAGATTTTGACAAAATTCTCTTATTAACTAATGAATTAGTTGTTTGAGAGAGAGATATACATCCGTATGTCCAGACATGGATTGTTGCTTTTGCAATAGTCATTTCTCGAGAAGATATTCCAATGGTAGGAAACTACCAAGTCTACCGTGTAACACAAGTCATATGCTTCCTCCATGTGTAAGCCAGCCACCTCTCACTTCAGCTTGTTAGACTGAAACAAAATGCATTTCTTGTATTATGCAGCGAGTCTCCAATACATTAACTTTGGATGGTGGTAAATTCACTGTAACAAATATTAAGAGACGAAAGTTTACCATATTCAGTAAGGTTGGTGTAGGCAGGAGCTAAATTTGAAACCATTTTGTTAGTCTTATTATATGTTAGTGTATTTGTGAAAGATAGATGAAATGATAACATAAGATCCATCGTTTTCGTTCACACGTCAATATGATTTTTGGGCTTGGACAAATAAAACAGAGGAAAAGGATCATGGGCTCGACAACCTTTAGCAGCCTAGGAAAATCACTCTAACGGCTCCCAAGTTTATTAGCTTATCAATATCCCTATCtgatttataaaaataactttaaacaaCCTGCTGTCATTTGATCGTTGATAGGTTTCCGGTAGTTCAAGATCAACTCAACAACATTCCAAACCAAAATcgaaaagagtaatattataaatatcgattttttagtatataaatacatacatatataatgtgctattatgtaattgaaagttacttatttttaattcaaaatcactcaattttttaataacaaacatcaaatatatataatttgtgtatataaaataggtatacataattttattgaaacaaaaatgtCCTGTCTTCAAACTCCAACATACCTCAATCTCTTCTTATTCAAGAGAAGCTCTATGATAGTggaatatttaatttcatgagCTTTGCATCTTATGAGCAAAAGAAATTACAtctaaatctcttttttttttaaatctatcgTCCACTAGTCTCTCTACCTCCCCTCACGGCTATTTCCCATTTTCAAATCCTCACAACTACCTTCAAATCGGGAGGTTGTTTgtggatataaaaaaaatatggatattgatttcaagtttttttGACTCATACCCATGAAATACATGTTATTTATGGGTGGACCAAATATATTTATAGgcattcataatttttttttctttatttttcactcTTCTTTCTCAACTCTAGCTAGATTCAATCGACCACCACCCTATTAAAGTTCTCAATCCAAATCTACCACATCCCATCTCTCTCCTTCCACTCCAAgcaaaaacatttaaatttataaaccaATCCTAACTCTTAAATAACTTCAACAAGGTTAACGTTGCAAGAAGGACTgaagaaattataaaactattaaataaccaaaatcaatatataaaacgTAATCAGGGAAGAAGCATAAACAAAAAGGACCTTGGAGGGGAAAATGGGTCTATTGGGGAACAAAAAAGAGTCAGGTTGAGCTTAGAAGGGATGGGCGAGGTGGAAAAATAAAGGGAGGGAATGAAGAGATGGCAATTATAAGGGAGCGGGAGATTTTGGCTTGTTCCATGAGGGCGACAACTAACAATGAAGGAGGGTGTTGCTAGAGTACAgcttgattattttatttaaatttttataataattacgACATGACGGAGTTTTGGTATATTTCTTCAATTGTTATTGGTACTTCCAACGATTGTttatgttttggttgaatttggtTTGTTTGGTCATGTTGTCAAGATGTCACAACAAGTCGAGTACATTCGCCATACTCGTTTTATATCTTATTCATCTATTTCAGCCATTGAATAATGGGAATCCAAATTGGCCTTTTGTCCTTAAGAAACAAATGCCCACCAATGATAGCTAAGTATCTGACCCAATTTTCACGAACATCCGATCCGACAAATGGTACGCAGGGGCTTGATGGCTTTTTCTCATAAGTCAGGAGTTTGTTAGATTTATAAACACCTCGTGGGGTTTAGAAAAAAGTCTGCTCTTGCATTCTCTAGAACTCAGCCTTGACCAGGAGTTTTATAGTAGACTTAGATAAACAATGCTCGTTGGGACCACCGGAAGATGTGGACGGCTTGACACCTAATTTTCCATAGAATTAGTGACCAAGTTTCTGTATCACCAttgacttttttattattttatataataaattaaaaatacttcccataaaaaaaaaatcaaactttttgactttattattgaaaaaaaactaagtttttttatatttatttaacaggtcaagattttttttttttattaattataacaaattattcacttaattttaacaaaattaaatataaattatatgaaaattttttgttaattatattgatatgGTCATTTTGAGATGTTAATATAAACATTTTGtataataacaataaacaaTTAATGTGTTCATGTAAATAAGTAAGAAAAAGGGTTATCTCGAGAATTTGGTAAATCACAATTCTCCCCATTAAACAAGGATTATTTAGGTTATTATTTctgattaaaatgaaaatttcatgtTATCAATTTCTAATGATTATaaaagttatcattttttttacgtgataaaatataagtttagtctttttaattttaaaatcaaaatttaatcatatcaataaagaaaaataaaagtttgattattttaataaaaaagttcaaATGTTTTAATTTGCTTCCTTCTCGTTTATAGAttgacaatttttcaaaaaactgctaattttgttttgaaagaaGTTGCATGTCAAATCCTCTAATACCTTTCAAGTTCAGCTCTAATTTACCTATCCTCAGCAGAGGGCACAAAACGAAATTCCTTGACTGAATCGGAGTGTTCTTCATAATTATAACGATGCAGCGATTTTCCAGGATGTGGGTACAGATTAAAAGTCTGAAGAATGGTCTTGTAACAGTGTTGTTTGTGGTTGCCTTTATTTCTGTTCTTGTTTATATTTCTTCCTTCTGGAGTGGCACTGTAAGTGTAAATCCATACGCTTTTATATTGGAATTTCATTTTTATCGGCACTTGGTGAATGTAAATGTAACTGTTTAATTGGTtgctttttttatatttaatttttgtagatTGAGTTCTCTGGTATTACCTCCCACAACCCACCTCAAGAAATCATAATCCCTCTGAATTGCAGCATCAAGGACCAAGCACAAACTTGTCCatcaaattacccaaaaaatttcCGAACAAAAAGCCATGGCAACCAATCATCACAGCAGGCTACATGCCCGGAATATTTTCGCTGGATCCACGAAGATTTAAGGCCCTGGAAAAGTACAGGAATCAGCAGGGAGATGGTCGAAAGAGCTAATCGGACGGCTCATTTTCGTCTTATAATTGTTGACGGCAAGGCATATATCAAGCAATTCCGAAAGTCCTTTCAAACAAGAGATGTGTACACTATATGGGGTATCGTTCAACTTCTCAGGAGGTATCCTGGAAGATTACCAGACTTAGAGTTGATGTTTGACTGCGATGATTCGCCGGTCATCCGATCAAGCGACCATGGTGGACGGAAATCAACAACCCCGCCGCCATTATTTGCCTACTGCGGCAGTGAGTCAACCATGGATATTGCTTTCCCCGATTGGTCGTTTTGGGGATGGTATATTTCACACAACTTTTCTCCTTATTAGCATATAATAAAGTCAAACTAAAGTTATTTTTGTGGTTGGCGTAGGGAGGAGGTAAATATAAAACCATGGTACAGTTTGttaagagaaattaaagaagGGAACAATAAGACAAAATGGATAGATAGGATACCGTATGCTTACTGGAAAGGAAACGCTTACTCAGGCTCTAAGTCTAGAATAGACCTTCTCACATGCAATGTCTCCGATCAACAGGATTGGAATGCTCGAATTTATAATCTGGTAATTTTTCTTGCAtttctttttactatttttaaatgGGCCGTTGTGTTGTAAGTTTTATTTGTATGATTTCGTAGGATTGGATCCAGGAGTCTAGTCAGGGCTTTAAGCATTCAGACCTAGCAAGCCAATGCACACACAGGTAAAACTAACACGGAACTTGAAATATTGTGAGAGATTTGAATTCATATCTTTTTGTATAGAGAGCCTCATTTGTTATCACTCAAGATAGCCCTCATGGCgaactttttataatttgatctgCAATATAGTAATTTCTGTTCTTTGTGGATGCATAAGCAGATACAAAATCTACATAGAAGGAAATGCATGGTCCGTTAGTGAGAAATACATTCTAGCCTGTGACTCTATGACCCTGTTCATAAATTCCAAATACCATGATTTCTTCACAAGATATATACAACCTATGAAACACTACTGGCCAATAAGGGGAGACAAGAAGTGTAAATCCGTCAAGTTTGCTGTAGATTGgggtaattttaataaaaaaaaggtaaggAACTTAATAGCTTTCCTCTGATAACAGTTTAGTGATGTTTAACGCCAAGTATATGATCCTGCAGGCACAAGAGATTGGGAAAGCAGCCAGCAAATTTGTTCAAGAAGAACTGAAAATGGACTACATATATGATTACATGTTTCATTTACTAAATGAGTATGCAAAGCTTTTGAAGTTCAAACCGACGGTGCCTGATGGAGCTACGGAGGTATGCTCAGAGACAATGGCTTGTAGGGCAAATGGGTTGCAGGAGAAGTTCATGATGGAAACATTGGTGAAGGGTCCTTCCATTACAGATCCATGCAACTTGCCTCCAGATGACACCAAAGTTGTTGATTCTTTCAATAGGATAAAGTCTGATGGAATGAAGCAAGAGCGTAACTGGGAGGATAAATACTGGGAAAGTCTCGATATACTGCGCAAAAACTAGATGTATGTAACATTTTACACTCTTATTATTAGTCTGTTagtgaaaaaaatgtataacatatcattaaaaaaaccATCAACTAATCTACTGAAGGATTGGTACACACATAATTTGAATCCACATCTGTTATATGTGTTTCAGAAACCCAGAAACATGAATCAGTCAAAAAGAATGATAGAAACAATAATTCTGATTTGGTGTCTTGTACCAGTAGCTATTGGTGCTGATAACATTGGTTCAAGTAAAATCAGTACTTTAAATCAGGTTCAGTGAACTTGCTTCAGTCAACTACCAGGAATGATaacttttctttattaaatttttttattgcaattataactaaatgccaaattattTGGCTCAAAAGCTATCTAATAACTGGAGTAAATCATTGTTTTTCCCCCAAAGTTTGGCAAAAGTGGTTCTATccattgaatttttaaactgcAAACAACCACCTAAAACCCAATTCTGCTAGGAAAACTAATGGTAAAAATGACATAACCATATTTTTCTTcccaaaaattttaagaatgaaaacaaaaatattgacACATATCATGAGATTACACAAGATTGGTGAGATCTAGGtgtaattttgttgaattacACCTAAAGATGTACAATCAAGAAGGAATCACACTAAACAGGTGCAATTCCAATTAAGAGTTGTGATCTTGTTAGATTACACTTGTCTAGTGTGATTTCAACTATCAAGTTGGATATTGGTTGCATTATTCTAGGTGTGATGATTGGGTCAAATTGCCAATGATCATTGTCAAGTATAATATGATAACTTCAAAAAATTTAGATTGTTAAGGATAATATGGATATTTACCTATTTCACATTGTGTCAATTGTCAAATCTTAACCCACTAACAAAGTTAGTTCAGGAATTTAAGGGGTGGGGATGTATTTTTCCCAAGCTTTGCTCATATTGGAAATTATGGATCCAAACAACAATTGCTCCTAttttataggccaaatgacttctTCCCACCTTaggtatagtgaattcccaAACTCCCACTccccaacttttaaaaacctaaacactcacctatgatttgaaaaactaacacctaccctccaaaattaagttaaagttaagggcaaaatcattatttaacaataatatttaacgtTTATATCAGTTTAcctcattaatttgaaaaactaacaattttttccaaaattaagttttaaaaagtgacattttccccctaccTAATGTTTCCAATTTTGTCAACGAATTTTCGGTCAACGATGGCCAATCTTTCTCTCTCCCAGTGTCGTCTTTTTGTCTAGATCTTCATCGTTCAAACAAAATCGGCTTCGTCTGGACAACGATGATGGTTCAAATGAGGAGATCGGTCTCTTCTGGATCGTCGTCGAAGATCCAAGTGAAGAGTTTCAactttttatctaaattttgtcTAGATTACGTCGAAATCAGATGTCGTCGATATGATATTAAACATCAAAGGGAGAGACAACactgggagggagagagattggccATCGTTGGCCAAAAATTCATTGgcaaaattggaaaccctaagtagggggaaaatgtcacttttcaaaacttaattttgggggaaattgttagtttttcaaattaaggggttaaaatatgtaaactttaaatattattgttaaatgatgatttttctttgaaccttaacttaattttggagggtaggtattagttttccaaattatgggtgggtgtttaggtttttgaaagttaaaaggTGGAAGTTTGGAAATTCACTATACCTTCGGTGGgcataagtcttttggcctattttataattacataaccttttaattttataataaattaattataaaaagtatGAAGCAAGCCACCACTCTAGCACTTACAGACTGTGGTGTCTCTTTTCTGACTTTGTTGATCTATAATAATATACAGACCCAATAGTTAATAGCCTTtaacttaatataatttgatcctGGAAAGCATGCTTTGGCATTCATCATGCAACTCAGCTACAACGACTTGTCTTATGGATTAACTAGTACTATTTAACTCAAAGCCGCCTCAGGAAATGCCAATGGTGGAGTGTTTTATGGGGAGATCCTGGACCATTGTCCCAGCAGGAACCTTTTCACCACCCAGACATACCCTTCTCAGTAAAGAAACTGGACCCCAACCAGCAGGTCGTTTTACTTTTAAGTCCCATCAGGCAGTTTCAGTCATCAATCCAGGATTGCAGCCTGCCTCAGCCAGCCCTCTGGCTTCAGCttgtttttagaattaaaaaatagatttctTAAACTATGCATCGATTCCCCAGTATATTGCACAGATCTGGACTGGCTACTCATTTTTCAGAGACGCTGATCTGGCGGCACCCTTTTAAAAGGAGACTTGCAACTACTACAATACTGTTACTCTTTCTA
Above is a genomic segment from Mangifera indica cultivar Alphonso chromosome 3, CATAS_Mindica_2.1, whole genome shotgun sequence containing:
- the LOC123210764 gene encoding O-glucosyltransferase rumi-like; this encodes MQRFSRMWVQIKSLKNGLVTVLFVVAFISVLVYISSFWSGTIEFSGITSHNPPQEIIIPLNCSIKDQAQTCPSNYPKNFRTKSHGNQSSQQATCPEYFRWIHEDLRPWKSTGISREMVERANRTAHFRLIIVDGKAYIKQFRKSFQTRDVYTIWGIVQLLRRYPGRLPDLELMFDCDDSPVIRSSDHGGRKSTTPPPLFAYCGSESTMDIAFPDWSFWGWEEVNIKPWYSLLREIKEGNNKTKWIDRIPYAYWKGNAYSGSKSRIDLLTCNVSDQQDWNARIYNLDWIQESSQGFKHSDLASQCTHRYKIYIEGNAWSVSEKYILACDSMTLFINSKYHDFFTRYIQPMKHYWPIRGDKKCKSVKFAVDWGNFNKKKAQEIGKAASKFVQEELKMDYIYDYMFHLLNEYAKLLKFKPTVPDGATEVCSETMACRANGLQEKFMMETLVKGPSITDPCNLPPDDTKVVDSFNRIKSDGMKQERNWEDKYWESLDILRKN
- the LOC123212286 gene encoding O-glucosyltransferase rumi homolog, whose translation is MQRFSSMTVQARNVKRDLATITILLLFMIALVNTVVYICSIWGGTFKLFVDNSIRKTVIIFQSPPRQIIIPLNCSIRNQTQSCPSNYPKIFQTKDRRIPSSFQRKCPEYFRWIREDLRPWNSTGISREMVERANQTANFRLIIVDKKLYIEKYRGTFQTRDVYTIWGILQLLRRYPGGLPDLELMFHCGDLPVIRSRVYSAPNSLAPPPLFAYSGRKSTLDIVFPDWSFWGWEEINIKPWTSLLTELKEGNNRTKWIDRIPYAYWKGNAFSGSKSRVDLLSCNVSDKQDWNARIYNLNWTREVKQGFKQSDLASQCTHRYKIYIEGNAWSVSEKYILACDSMTLFVNSKYYDFFTRYLQPMQHFWPIRDDQKCKSIKFAVDWGNFYKQKAQEIGKAASKFIQEELKMDFIYDYMFHLLNEYAKLLKFKPKVPDGAVEVCSETMACGAKGLRKKFMMETLVKGPSVTNPCTLPPYDSKVLDSFERKKIDAVRRVHNWEDKHPGSFNLSSSYSNWIHISNNSQLMLVQISCD